Proteins encoded in a region of the Streptomyces sp. NBC_00310 genome:
- a CDS encoding tetratricopeptide repeat protein, translated as MNEAAEQTTGEPGHCSARLVGYWLSGRVSWLRERSRIPRETVFGRTAEELGFRAPAPRGEGVTVRRRTRTSPQDVPVRRRQFIIGLTGSLLALPPLPESGRLGVSDVDRVQAAAARLHQIDDLHGGAQLSDVAARYIKYVEDAARRCTYGGNVEARLHRALGEMATSAGWFAFDAGQQDKARRRWDAGLRYALLGRDKPLQARIWSSMSHQAWQLGHGGEAVSIARAALEETRGRRDGQLSSLLHSRVAQGHALQGESGWCARSLLRVEKEFDREPVEPQRWLAFYSVGELSATAALCFMDLRQYDKAVGAARESLCAVQSGPFRRNQLASQVRLGRALSAAGELEEAVAVGNEALALLPEVHSPRIGGRLKQLRDELVDRVAPDAMDFSERYEAVAT; from the coding sequence GTGAACGAGGCGGCCGAGCAGACCACCGGTGAGCCCGGCCATTGCAGCGCGCGCCTCGTCGGCTACTGGTTGAGCGGGCGGGTCTCCTGGCTGAGGGAACGCAGCCGTATCCCACGGGAGACGGTGTTCGGCCGTACCGCCGAAGAACTCGGTTTCCGGGCTCCCGCCCCTCGGGGAGAGGGCGTTACCGTGCGGAGGAGAACCCGCACCTCGCCCCAGGATGTGCCTGTGCGACGCCGTCAGTTCATCATCGGCCTGACCGGAAGCCTGCTTGCCCTGCCTCCGCTGCCGGAGTCGGGGCGGCTCGGTGTGAGCGACGTGGACCGTGTGCAGGCCGCCGCCGCGAGGCTTCACCAGATCGACGACCTGCACGGGGGAGCGCAGCTGTCGGACGTCGCAGCGCGGTACATCAAGTACGTCGAAGACGCTGCCCGTCGGTGTACGTACGGCGGGAACGTGGAGGCGCGTCTTCATCGGGCACTCGGTGAAATGGCCACCAGCGCCGGGTGGTTCGCGTTCGATGCGGGGCAGCAGGACAAGGCCCGTCGCCGGTGGGACGCAGGGTTGCGCTACGCGCTGCTGGGTCGGGACAAGCCGCTCCAGGCCCGGATCTGGTCGTCGATGTCGCACCAGGCATGGCAGTTGGGACACGGAGGCGAGGCTGTCTCGATCGCTCGCGCGGCGCTGGAGGAGACCCGGGGCCGCCGGGACGGGCAGCTCTCGTCGCTGCTGCATTCGAGGGTTGCCCAAGGACACGCTCTCCAGGGTGAGTCCGGCTGGTGTGCTCGGTCTCTGTTACGCGTGGAGAAGGAGTTCGACCGGGAGCCGGTCGAACCGCAGAGATGGCTGGCGTTCTACAGCGTCGGCGAGCTGTCAGCCACGGCGGCCCTGTGCTTCATGGACCTGCGGCAGTACGACAAGGCTGTCGGCGCTGCCCGCGAGTCCCTGTGCGCCGTGCAGTCGGGCCCGTTCCGCCGTAATCAGCTCGCCTCGCAGGTACGTCTTGGGCGCGCCCTGTCAGCGGCAGGCGAGTTGGAAGAGGCTGTGGCCGTCGGCAACGAGGCACTCGCGCTTCTGCCGGAGGTGCACAGTCCCCGGATCGGAGGACGCCTGAAGCAGCTGCGGGACGAACTGGTCGACCGGGTCGCACCCGACGCAATGGACTTTTCCGAACGATACGAGGCGGTGGCCACATGA
- a CDS encoding GNAT family N-acetyltransferase, with protein sequence MTVDLLTTSYYTGGRLDEIRGTLLDVYADVYAEDIAANPFFSIKRFEERLEAHVSAGGWGCVVAEISGEVAGFTYGFTARDDATTFKLCENMLRETWRGRGISRVMHDELVSQRREERAELLVRRERPRLRAMYETWGYEQAGEKLPFPDAPLYDVMVLALHRSPE encoded by the coding sequence ATGACCGTAGACCTGCTGACGACCAGCTACTACACCGGCGGGCGGCTGGACGAGATCCGGGGCACCCTCCTGGATGTCTACGCCGACGTGTACGCGGAGGACATCGCCGCCAACCCCTTCTTCTCCATCAAGCGCTTCGAGGAACGTCTGGAGGCCCATGTCTCAGCCGGCGGCTGGGGCTGTGTCGTCGCCGAGATCAGTGGTGAAGTGGCCGGCTTCACCTACGGATTCACGGCACGCGATGACGCGACGACGTTCAAGCTGTGCGAGAACATGCTCCGCGAGACGTGGCGCGGGCGCGGGATTTCGCGGGTCATGCACGACGAGTTGGTGAGTCAGCGGCGCGAAGAGCGCGCCGAACTGCTTGTACGCCGGGAGCGGCCGCGGTTGCGGGCCATGTACGAGACCTGGGGGTACGAGCAGGCGGGGGAGAAACTGCCGTTCCCTGACGCTCCGCTGTATGACGTCATGGTCCTCGCCCTGCACCGCAGCCCTGAGTGA
- the helR gene encoding RNA polymerase recycling motor ATPase HelR produces the protein MNPPTTTSAFDLPDRLSAKADPALIAADQRHFTALAQCLEQSIAEVSAQLDAARRAPGGLGRHAMDRDTEIHRLTARLRTLRRFGLDLCLGHMVSTDDPENPVYVGRLGLTDSATGRRLLIDWRSPAAEPFFGATHANPMGLTSRRRYRWTNARISDYWDEVFSPDELDGLTDHHSAALDDQSAFIASLGTTRSERMRDVLGTIQADQDAIIRASSRGALVVDGGPGTGKTVVALHRSAYLLHSDPRLGHRRGGVLFVGPHRPYLSYVADVLPSLGEEGVQTCILRDLVTEGAGAGVEPDPEVARLKSSAALVGGIEKAVRFYEEPPTQGMTVTTPWSDIRLSPDDWTAAFDAAEPGTPHNEARHQVWEELLTILTDKHEAEADPDPDADTAVSPALLRRALLQNRDLVTTFNRAWPLLEAADLVGDLWTVPAYLRMCAPWLSREEVQRLQRDDPRAWTTSDLPLLDAARQRLGDPETARRKRRHEATLAAQRERMTQVVDNLIEAVSNSGADADDGEGLVTMLRGEDAQVSLVDNAELPALAPDLLAGPFAHVVVDEAQELTDAEWQMLLQRCPSRSFTIVGDRAQARHGFTESWQERLKRVGLDRITQSSLTINYRTPEEIMTEAEPVIRAALPDANVPTSIRSGGIPVVHGSTSDLDATLDTWLAADADGIACVISAPGSAAPFRPTPRVRSLTPELSKGLEFDLVVLIDPENFGEGIEGAVDHYVAMTRATRQLVVLTTTAT, from the coding sequence ATCGCCGAGGTGTCCGCCCAACTCGACGCCGCGCGCAGAGCCCCCGGCGGCCTGGGCCGGCACGCGATGGACCGGGACACGGAGATCCACCGCCTGACCGCCCGCCTGCGGACCCTGCGCCGCTTCGGCCTGGACCTGTGCCTCGGCCACATGGTGAGCACTGACGATCCGGAGAACCCCGTCTACGTCGGCCGCCTGGGCCTCACGGACAGCGCGACGGGCCGCCGTCTGCTGATCGACTGGCGTTCCCCGGCGGCCGAGCCGTTCTTCGGCGCCACCCACGCCAACCCGATGGGCCTGACGAGCCGCCGCCGCTACCGCTGGACCAACGCCCGCATCAGCGACTACTGGGACGAGGTCTTCTCCCCCGACGAACTGGACGGCCTCACCGACCACCATTCCGCCGCCCTCGACGACCAGTCCGCGTTCATCGCCAGCCTGGGCACCACCAGGTCGGAGCGCATGCGGGACGTCCTCGGCACCATCCAGGCCGACCAGGATGCCATCATCCGCGCGAGCTCCCGGGGCGCCCTGGTCGTGGACGGCGGCCCCGGCACCGGCAAGACCGTCGTGGCCCTCCACCGCTCCGCCTATCTGCTCCACTCCGACCCCCGCCTGGGCCACCGCCGGGGCGGCGTCCTCTTCGTGGGCCCCCACCGCCCGTACCTCTCCTACGTCGCCGACGTCCTGCCCAGCCTCGGCGAGGAGGGCGTACAGACGTGCATCCTGCGCGACCTGGTCACGGAGGGGGCAGGGGCCGGGGTCGAGCCCGACCCGGAGGTGGCCCGCCTGAAGTCGTCCGCGGCCTTGGTGGGCGGCATCGAGAAGGCCGTCCGCTTCTACGAGGAACCCCCCACCCAGGGCATGACGGTCACGACCCCCTGGTCCGACATCCGGCTGAGCCCCGACGACTGGACCGCGGCCTTCGACGCGGCGGAACCCGGCACGCCCCACAACGAGGCCCGTCACCAGGTCTGGGAAGAACTCCTCACGATCCTGACGGACAAACACGAAGCCGAGGCCGACCCCGACCCGGACGCCGACACCGCCGTCTCCCCCGCCCTCCTGCGCAGGGCCCTCCTGCAGAACAGGGACCTCGTCACGACCTTCAACCGTGCCTGGCCCCTCCTGGAGGCGGCGGACCTGGTCGGAGACCTGTGGACCGTACCGGCGTACCTCCGCATGTGCGCCCCCTGGCTGAGCCGCGAGGAAGTCCAGCGCCTCCAGCGTGACGACCCCCGGGCCTGGACGACGTCCGACCTCCCCCTCCTCGACGCGGCCCGCCAACGCCTCGGCGACCCGGAGACGGCCCGCCGCAAGCGTCGGCACGAGGCCACCCTCGCCGCTCAGCGCGAGCGCATGACCCAGGTCGTGGACAACCTGATCGAGGCGGTGTCCAACTCAGGCGCCGACGCCGACGACGGCGAGGGTCTGGTGACGATGCTCCGCGGCGAGGACGCCCAGGTCAGCCTGGTCGACAACGCCGAACTGCCCGCCCTCGCCCCGGACCTCCTGGCCGGCCCGTTCGCCCACGTCGTCGTGGACGAGGCGCAGGAGCTGACGGACGCGGAGTGGCAGATGCTGCTGCAGCGCTGCCCGTCCCGAAGCTTCACGATCGTCGGCGACCGCGCCCAGGCCAGGCACGGTTTCACGGAGTCCTGGCAGGAACGCCTGAAGCGGGTGGGCCTGGACCGGATCACCCAGTCTTCCCTGACCATCAACTACCGCACGCCGGAAGAGATCATGACGGAGGCCGAACCGGTCATCCGAGCCGCGCTCCCCGACGCGAACGTCCCCACCTCCATCCGCAGCGGCGGCATCCCGGTCGTCCACGGCTCGACGTCGGACCTGGACGCGACCCTGGACACCTGGCTGGCCGCCGACGCCGACGGAATCGCCTGCGTGATCTCCGCCCCGGGCTCCGCCGCGCCCTTCCGCCCGACACCCCGGGTCCGCTCCCTGACCCCCGAACTGTCGAAGGGCCTCGAATTCGACCTGGTGGTCCTCATCGACCCGGAGAACTTCGGCGAGGGCATCGAGGGAGCGGTGGACCACTACGTCGCGATGACCCGGGCGACGCGGCAGCTGGTCGTCCTCACGACGACGGCCACCTGA